The Spirochaetota bacterium genomic interval TTAGGCATGGGACAGACTGACGGGACCGCCCGATCCGGAATAAAGCCCGGCATGAAGGTCGCCATCGTCCTGAAGCAGGACCAGCGCACCGGGAAGCTCACGGAGGGGATCGTGAAGGATATCCTCACCAGTTCGCCGTCCCATCCCCACGGCATCAAGGTGCGGCTGCAGAGCGGGGCCGTGGGCAGGGTGAAGAAAATAGTAAGGGAGGATGAGAAATGACAAAACCATGCATAAAGACCGCAACAATGATCCTGACAGTCATCATGGTCCTGCCGCTGTCATTCTGCGCCATTACGCGCATGTCTTCGTGGTCGGACCCGGCCTACCGGGGAGGACCGATGAAAAAATTCGCCGTTTACGGCCTTTATAAAAAGGTCGAGTTCCGCACAAGGTTCGAACGATCCTTGGCCGGTTATCTGAAAAAACAGGGGATACAGGCCGTCGCCTCCGTTGATTTCATGCCGGCCCTGCTGGTCCCTTCCGACCGTGACAGGGAAATCGAACGGGTAACCCACGCCATAGGGGCGGAGGGCATCCTGATTTTCCGCGTCTCGTCGATCAAGAAGGAAGCATCCTTCCTTCCCGGCGATCCCCACAACTACTTCAGCTACTACTGGAGCTCCTGGGACGAGCTCCATGCACAGAAGGAAGAAAGCAGGATAACCGAGGTGACCCTGGACATGCGCCTTTACTCAAACTCGACGAATCGCCTCGTCTGGTCGGGCCGATCGGAAACGTTCTATCCTGAATCGATAGATGAGGCCGTCGTCTCCATAGGCGGAAAACTCGTAAAAAGCTTCAGGGAGAAAGGCCTTGTCGCGGAGAAATCCGCCCATAAACAACAGCCACATAAGAAATAAAGCAGGGGGACGCCATTGCCGCGTCCCCCGCTCATCAAAGCTTTCATTTCTATGAACGCTTACATTCCCAGCATTCCCTTGCTCAGGTCAGCCTGTATAGAATTGCCGCCGATCCAGATGCCGAAAAGGACCTTCTTGAAAGCCAGGCCTTCGACCAGCGACCTGGCCGCGCCGTTCTTATAGACCTGGGTCCCCTTGCCGGGCTGGTACACGAGATCGTAATAATCGCCGACCTTGATGCCGTCCTTGAAGGTATTGATGAATTTCTCCATGCCGGCCTTGTAGGGACCCACGTTCCCGCCGCTTGACTTTTTAAAGCCTTCCCGCGTGTTCTCCGCCATGCGTTCCGGCGTTACCAGGCCGGACACGATTTGAAGCCGCACCGACATCGGCTCGTCGGCGCCGCAGATCCTGGCGGCGTTGGAATCCTTCGCCTTCAGGTAGAGGGCACCGATATATATATTCATCCCGAACTTCGTCCGCATGCCGGTCCCGTTCAGCACCAGCGCGGTCCCGCCGGCCTTGAAGCTGTCGGGGATCGTAATGCCCTTCACCGTTTTCGCGCCGGCGGCGCAGAGTCCCATAACGACCATGAGCATGACTGCAAACAATTTCTTCATATGATTGAACCTCTCGTGTGAGTTATCCCCCTCCCTCGATGGGAGGCCAGTGCTTTCGGCACATCCTGTGCCTGTGCTGGCATCAACCTCATCCTGAGAACGCGGTCCAGGGGAAGGTGATTGATTTTTTTCAACCAACCTGCAATCTGCCGGACAGGATGTTCCAATGCCGCGGAGGCCACGGATGGCCGGGAGCGGCCCCCATCAAGGGGGAGGGGTTCAGCTTCAGACTGATTCCCAGAACAATGACGACGCGAGGGATGTCCCCCGCGCCGCCATCTTCGCGCATGTGTGATACGGTCTATTTTACTTTCTCGACAAGGAGCGCGGCCGCGTTGCCGAAGGCGCCGCAGAGGGACGCAAGGCCGTACTTCTCGTTGGGGAAATCCGTCTTCAGGACGTTCAGCAGCGTGACGATGATGCGTGCGCCTGACTGTCCCAGCGGATGTCCGAGGGCCAGGGCGCCGCCCCACACGTTCACGCGCTTGAAAGGCGCGTTCTCGTTATCCAGCTTCAGCTCGCGGATGCAGGCCAGGGCCTGGCTCGCGAATGCCTCGTTCAGCTCGACTGGACCGATATCCGCCGCCGACAGGCCGGTCTTCTGGAAGAGCTTCTGGCAGGCCGGCACGGGGCCGATGCCCATGACCGTCGGGTCGCATCCGGCAAGGACGCCGTAATTGAACTTGTAGTGGTACTCGAAGCCGAGCTGGTCGGCTTTCTTCCGGCTCATGAGCAGGAGGGCCGCCGCTCCCTGGGTGAGGGGCGACGATGTCGCGGCGGTCACCACGCCGTTCGGCCTGAAGGAAGAGGTCATAGCCTTCATCTTTTCCGGCTCGGACTTCGACCGGACCCACTGGTCCTTGTCCACCAGCATCTCGGCGCCGCTGTCGTCGACGCCCTTGACCGGGATGATCTCGTTCTTGAACTTGCCGGCCTGCTGGGCCTCGTACGCTTTCTGGTTCGACCAGATCGCCATGTTTTCCATGTCTTCCCGGGCGACCTTGTACACCTCGGCCACCTTCTCGGCCGTGGGCCCCATGGGGAGATCGGCGCCGTTGTAGTACTTGAGGAGGCGCGGCGGGAAATTCATGTTCGCGGCCATGGGGACCTTTTCCATGTCCTCGACGCCGGCGGCGAGCATGATGTCGGCCTGGCCGGTCATGATGGCGCGAGCCGCGTGCATGGTGGCCGACATGCCGGAGGGGCACTGGTTCGTTATCGTGTTAGTCCCCACCGTCACCGGCAGCCCGGAAGCAAGCCATCCCAGCCGTCCGATATCGTTCTGCATGCCGGATATATTCGCGCATCCCACCAATACTCCGTCAAGATCCTCGGGTTTGACTTTCTTGTTCCTTTCAAAAATGCCCTGGTATACATAGGTAAGCAGTTCATCGGGCCTTAGATTCCTGAACCAGCCCTTATCCTTGTGCGCCCTGCCGTTGGGGGTGCGCACGCCGTCGATAAATACAGCTTCTTCCATAATACATTCTCCTGTGATTAAAAAGTGCTTGCCATTACTCGGCATTCGCCATGGAAACCGCGTCCTTCTTCGCCATTTCCCGGAGGAGCTTCTTGTTGACCTTGTGGACCTCCGTCAGCGGCATGCTGTCGATTATCATGACCACCCGGGGCACCGCGTATTTCGCCACCTTCTGCTTCAGGTAGTCGATTATCTCCTGCTCTGTGATGTCCTTCCTGTATTTTTCCCTCGGCTGGATGTACACCGCGACGCGCTCGCTCCCCTCGCGCTCCGGATCGGGGACGCCGACGGTCGCCGCCATCTCGACCTTGGGGTGCTGGTACAGTATATCGTCCACTTCGCGGGAATAGACCTTGTAGCCGGACACGATTATCATGTCCTTGGTGCGGTCGACGATGTAGAAGAACCCGTTCTCGTCGATCCTGACCACGTCGCTGGTATGGATGTACCCCTCCTCGTCGATGCCGGTGCCGAAGTCGGGCCAGTACCCCATCATGCGGTTCGGTCCCCGCAGGAGCATCTCGCCCCTCTCGCCCTTCATCATATCCTCGATTGTAACTTCCTTCCCCGTTTCAACGGAGAGGAACTTCACCTCCACGTCCGGATAGGGGATGCCGATGGTGCCGCGCTTCTCAGCTGATCCGGCGGCCTTCTTTTCCCCGGCACCGGATTTCTTGCTGGTCAGCTTCGCCATCAGCGCGAAGGCCTTGGTTATCATGAAACCGACATTGCGGGCGCCGATCAATCGCAGCATAAAATTGACAAGGGCCAGGTTGCCCGGCATGCTCAGGATCATGGTGTTGATCTTCATTGAGGTGCGCCCCCCGAAGAGGCGCACCAGGAAGGAGGTGTTGAGGTGCGTCGTCGGGGACATCTCGGAGAGGCCGTACCCCTCCATGATCCCGCCCCCGGCCTTGCTCTCGAACTTGTCCTGGACGTTGGTCGGCAGCGCCGCCGACCCGGACACGCCCAGCATCGCGTAGCCGTCCAGCTCCTCCGAGAGCTTCATGAACTGCGTCGGCACGCCGAACTGCATCAGCGGGCAGTGCTCCTTGATCATCCTGATCATGCCGTCGGTGTCCCGCGGATCCGGCACCAGTATCTGGTTGAACCCCAGGAGCGTCATGTTGTGCATGACCGAGTGCCCGTAGGTGTGAAAGAACGGCAGGCCCATGAGGACCGTTATGGCCCCCTTCAGTAAGACGGCCTGGAGCCCGAAGGCGTACATTCCCTGCATGCTGTTGGCATAGATATTCCGGTGCGTCAGCATGCACCCCTTGGCCAGGCCCGTCGTGCCCCCGGTGAACATGAGGGTCTCGATGTCGTTCTCGACATCAAAGGAAATATCGGGCGGCGACGGCGGCGTCTTGTCGATGAGATCGGTCATCCACAACGCGTCGGCGGGAATAGCGCCCCCCCTGGCCGCGGCACTGTGGCCCGCGCCTCTTGAAAAATCGTCGAGATCGCATAATATCAGGAATTCTATTTTGCATTTTTTCATTACCTGCGCGGCCACATCGGCATGCTCGGTCAGGGTGACCAGGGCCCGCGGCTTCCCCTCTTTGAATTTGTGCTCCAGGGAATCAACAGAGTCAAGGGAGCTGCTGGGGATATGGACCAGGCCCGCCCGCGATATGGCGTAATCGGTCAGCACGAACTGGATCGATGTGGGAAGTATGGCGGCGACACGGTCCCCTTTTTTCAGTCCCAGATTGAAAAGGGCTGTCGCAAGGCGGTCGACCTTGTCCTTCAGCTCCGGGTATGTGAGTTTATGATTATATTGTATGAGTCCGTTTTTTTTATATTTTTTTGCTGTGGCATAGAGGAGTTCGTAGACCGGCTTGTCAGGATACGGTTTCAACGTCACCGGTATTCCC includes:
- a CDS encoding YwbE family protein, translated to MGQTDGTARSGIKPGMKVAIVLKQDQRTGKLTEGIVKDILTSSPSHPHGIKVRLQSGAVGRVKKIVREDEK
- a CDS encoding chalcone isomerase family protein, which encodes MKKLFAVMLMVVMGLCAAGAKTVKGITIPDSFKAGGTALVLNGTGMRTKFGMNIYIGALYLKAKDSNAARICGADEPMSVRLQIVSGLVTPERMAENTREGFKKSSGGNVGPYKAGMEKFINTFKDGIKVGDYYDLVYQPGKGTQVYKNGAARSLVEGLAFKKVLFGIWIGGNSIQADLSKGMLGM
- a CDS encoding AMP-binding protein; protein product: MKNQSLPWHKEYAVTGIPVTLKPYPDKPVYELLYATAKKYKKNGLIQYNHKLTYPELKDKVDRLATALFNLGLKKGDRVAAILPTSIQFVLTDYAISRAGLVHIPSSSLDSVDSLEHKFKEGKPRALVTLTEHADVAAQVMKKCKIEFLILCDLDDFSRGAGHSAAARGGAIPADALWMTDLIDKTPPSPPDISFDVENDIETLMFTGGTTGLAKGCMLTHRNIYANSMQGMYAFGLQAVLLKGAITVLMGLPFFHTYGHSVMHNMTLLGFNQILVPDPRDTDGMIRMIKEHCPLMQFGVPTQFMKLSEELDGYAMLGVSGSAALPTNVQDKFESKAGGGIMEGYGLSEMSPTTHLNTSFLVRLFGGRTSMKINTMILSMPGNLALVNFMLRLIGARNVGFMITKAFALMAKLTSKKSGAGEKKAAGSAEKRGTIGIPYPDVEVKFLSVETGKEVTIEDMMKGERGEMLLRGPNRMMGYWPDFGTGIDEEGYIHTSDVVRIDENGFFYIVDRTKDMIIVSGYKVYSREVDDILYQHPKVEMAATVGVPDPEREGSERVAVYIQPREKYRKDITEQEIIDYLKQKVAKYAVPRVVMIIDSMPLTEVHKVNKKLLREMAKKDAVSMANAE
- a CDS encoding thiolase family protein translates to MEEAVFIDGVRTPNGRAHKDKGWFRNLRPDELLTYVYQGIFERNKKVKPEDLDGVLVGCANISGMQNDIGRLGWLASGLPVTVGTNTITNQCPSGMSATMHAARAIMTGQADIMLAAGVEDMEKVPMAANMNFPPRLLKYYNGADLPMGPTAEKVAEVYKVAREDMENMAIWSNQKAYEAQQAGKFKNEIIPVKGVDDSGAEMLVDKDQWVRSKSEPEKMKAMTSSFRPNGVVTAATSSPLTQGAAALLLMSRKKADQLGFEYHYKFNYGVLAGCDPTVMGIGPVPACQKLFQKTGLSAADIGPVELNEAFASQALACIRELKLDNENAPFKRVNVWGGALALGHPLGQSGARIIVTLLNVLKTDFPNEKYGLASLCGAFGNAAALLVEKVK